Proteins from a genomic interval of Paenibacillus thermoaerophilus:
- the rimM gene encoding ribosome maturation factor RimM (Essential for efficient processing of 16S rRNA) encodes MPDPRRRLTVGQVINTHGIRGELKIWPQTDFPDVRFAKGSQLLLVHPEGRAEEPVRVERSRGQKNVYIVKFDAFDNINEVERFKGWAVKVEDEQRVPLQPGEYYFRDIIGCDVLLEDGSSLGVVEDILRPGANDVWVVKRPKGKPALLPVIDEVVLNVDVASRTITVRLMEGLIDD; translated from the coding sequence ATGCCTGATCCCCGGAGACGGTTGACGGTCGGCCAGGTGATCAATACGCACGGCATTCGCGGCGAGCTCAAAATATGGCCGCAAACGGACTTTCCCGACGTCCGGTTCGCCAAGGGAAGCCAATTGCTGCTTGTCCATCCGGAGGGCCGCGCCGAGGAGCCGGTGCGGGTCGAACGGTCCCGCGGGCAGAAAAACGTGTATATCGTCAAGTTCGACGCTTTCGACAACATCAACGAGGTGGAGCGGTTCAAGGGATGGGCCGTCAAGGTGGAGGACGAGCAGCGCGTTCCGCTGCAGCCGGGCGAATATTACTTCCGCGATATCATCGGCTGCGACGTGCTGCTGGAAGACGGGTCTTCGCTTGGTGTCGTCGAGGACATCCTCAGGCCGGGCGCGAACGACGTATGGGTCGTGAAGCGGCCGAAGGGCAAGCCGGCGCTTCTGCCGGTGATCGACGAGGTCGTGCTGAACGTGGACGTGGCCTCCCGCACCATCACGGTCAGGTTGATGGAAGGCTTGATCGACGATT
- a CDS encoding KH domain-containing protein: MKELITVIARRLVDHPDDVSVAVEEREDSVVYKLQVHPSDVGKVIGKQGRIAKSLRTVVTSAAARENKRVFVDIVD; the protein is encoded by the coding sequence ATGAAAGAGTTGATAACCGTTATTGCCAGACGGCTGGTTGATCATCCCGACGACGTGTCCGTCGCGGTCGAGGAGCGCGAGGACTCCGTCGTCTACAAACTGCAAGTGCACCCGTCCGACGTCGGAAAAGTGATCGGCAAACAAGGCCGCATCGCAAAGTCGCTGCGTACGGTCGTAACGTCCGCCGCGGCGCGCGAGAACAAGCGGGTTTTCGTGGATATCGTCGATTGA
- the rpsP gene encoding 30S ribosomal protein S16, producing the protein MAVRIRLKRMGAHKKPFYRVVVSDSRSPRDGRFIEEIGTYNPVAQPAQVNLDEEKALKWLHNGAQASDTVRSLFSKAGILKKFHESKLQK; encoded by the coding sequence ATGGCAGTTCGCATTCGTCTGAAGCGTATGGGCGCCCACAAAAAGCCGTTCTACCGCGTCGTCGTATCCGACTCGCGTTCCCCGCGCGACGGCCGTTTCATCGAAGAGATTGGCACTTATAACCCGGTCGCTCAACCGGCTCAAGTGAATCTCGACGAGGAGAAAGCGCTGAAATGGCTGCATAACGGCGCGCAAGCGTCCGACACGGTTCGCAGCTTGTTCAGCAAAGCCGGCATTCTGAAGAAGTTCCACGAGTCGAAGCTTCAGAAGTAA